The nucleotide window TTTATTCAACAGGTATGTGATCGAGTGTCCGAACTGTGGGGTGATCTTCAGAAGCAGACAGTACTGGTATGGTAACCAGGACCCAGTGGACACGGTGGTCAGGACTGAGATCCAGCACATATGGCCCGGGGTAAGATCCCAGAGATCCTGCCCTCTTTCTGCGTCTAAGAGTACATCTGGCAGCTAAAGGGCCCAGACAAAGTCATGGTGTTATTAGCGAtgcaaaagcatctgctaaatgaatacatgaggTCAGTGTGACCAGTACAGTGAAGGGCTGCATCTATAGCTCAGTAGGGTTCTGACACCAGATcaccaaatacatttttatttatagtgCCCTTtttatgtcacagagggcttcacatacggccATAGacctgcacctaaaccaacaaTGTCATCATCATGTGTACTGTATTcttcttatttctctctctctctctctctctctctctctctctctctctctctctctctctctctctctctctctctatctatctctctctctctctctctctctctctctctgtctctctctctgtctctctctctgtctctctcacccccccccccccctctctcccagtctgaCGGGTTCCTGAAAGACAACAATAATGCAGCCCAGAGGTTGCTGGATGGGGTCAGCTACATCTCCCAGTCTGTGTCTGAGCTGAGCGTCAAGCCTGCCAAGGCTGTTACCTCCTGGCTCACTGACCAGATCGCTCCGGCCTATTGGAAGCCCAACTCCCTCATCCAGGTcagggtccacacacacacacacacacacacacacacacacacacacgcacacacacacacacacacacacacaccctgtacaccaAACACTGATGCCATTGAAGATGAGTGAAGGAAAACAACATTTATATCTCCTCTGATTTTCTTTACATTTCCACTTTCTTTATGTTGGAATTAACCTTATTTGTCCCatataaatatatttcattcattcattcagtcatttagcagacgctcttatccagagcgacttacagtaagtacagggacattcccccgaggcaagtagggtgaagtgccttgcccaaggacacaacatcatttggcacggccgggaatcgaactggcaacctttagattactagcccgattccctaaccgctcagccacctgactccctgaccaagtttgtgtgttcatgtgtgtgtagaaaTGCCACACGTGCGGGGAGGTGTTCCAGGAGAATGACAACAAGCACCACTGCCGTGCGTGTGGGGAGGGCTTCTGTGACGGCTGCTCGTCCAAGACCCGTCCTGTCccggagaggggctggggcctGGCCCCCGTCAGGGTCTGTGAGGCCTGCTTCCACAACAGAGGCATCCCCACAGGTAGGACGTTCCTCGCCGGCCTGTCTGGAGTCCTGATGTTGTCGCTGAGATCTTGGTTACTGTTGCAGCGTCTGGTTGGAACACAGAGCAGCCCGTGGCACCAAAGACTGTTATACGTGGGCTTTTCTTGTTATTGATTATCAGAACCTACATTACTGCTAGGAAGCTGTACGTACTATATGAAATATTTCAGTGTATGTCTTTTAGTAAAAGCGTCTTGCTATGGGAATGAAATGTAATGACAGTTGGTCAAGTCTACATATGGGATTTTTCTGTTTAACCTCAGGACAGTCAGGACCAATATAACAGTGGATAGATCTTTTTTTACCTTTCTATCACATACCTTTCCCTCCAACTTGAATATCAATAACCAATACTTTGAGGCAGCCTTTTGATCCTTGtgtttctgcttgtgtgtgtgtgtgtgtgcagagctgCTGGACGCTgcgttggaggaggaggggggtacgcTGATAGCCAGGAGGGTTGGGGAGGCGGTTCAGAACACCCTGGGAGCAGTGGTCACAGCTATAGACATCCCCCTGGGTGAGTCTCCTCACAACCCCACCTGCCAACAGCACCGCAAGCTCCCTCCAACACCCGGTCTATCTGCAGAGACATCGTGTCACTTCCTGACGTTGTGCCCTTTgaactgtgacccccccccccaggcctggtGAAGGATGCAGCGCGGCCCGCGTACTGGGTCCCGGACCAGGACATCCGCTGCTGCTGCGAGTGCCAGCGTAACTTCTCCGCCCGCCTATCCATCCACCACTGCCGCGCGTGCGGCCAGGGCGTGTGCGACGACTGCTCCCCCGAGCGCCGCGCCGTGCCCTCCAGGGGCTGGGACCACCCTGTGCGTGTCTGCCACGCATGCTTCCAGAAACCTGCGGAGCTCTAGCAGGAAGAGGAACGCAGCGAAGAACAGTCCTCATGACACCATGGACacctggaacccccccccccccccccccttctctgtttTGTGGGCCTGTGTAAGCCAGTAAGATTAGATGGAAGTTGCCTCTAACTGCTGACACTGTCAGATGTTAACTCACCACCAATCTGGTTCTCTTTGTTCAGGCCTTTGGAGGCAGATGTGACCTCTTTAGCGAAAGGCGActtctcacatatacactatcgTATCCTTTTCACACAGAAGGAGATGGGATGACAAGGTATGGCTGCTgggctgaggggaggaggagcttgTTTGGCCCCAGACTCCCAGTCCAGAGGGAAGACCCCTGTGTTTGGCCCCAGACTAGACTCCCAGTCCAGAGGGAAGACCCCTGTGTTTGGCCCCAGACTAGACTCCCAGTCCAGAGGGAAGACCCCTGTGTTTGGCCCCAGACTAGACTCCCAGTCCAGAGGGAAGACCCCTGTGTTTGGCCCCAGACTCCCAGTCCAGAGGGAAGACCCCTGTGTTTGGCCCCAGACTGGACTACCAGTCACCTCAGAAGGAGTGTAGGGACACTTCTCTTTTAAGCCCCTGCCCCCTTTCATCACTTGCCTTCATTCATCTTAGCgtctgttacacaaacacattacgATGGTGTCAGTAGTCAGAGCGCCCGCCGCAGGAGGGGACGAACACGCTGGGAGCAACAGCAGCCTCTTGTGGCTGTGCCTGGCTGGACGAGAGACAGCACCCGGTCTGCGGAGCGCTCATGCATTCCACACTACGCTTAGCAGCTAGCCTACCTGTTTACTTTCATTCAAATGGGTTTAAAGAATGATCGAGTAGCCTTTTGTTGCTGCTTGTCAATTTAATGTTATTGCATATTCGTAtataatacataaatatattgAGGGAGAAACAAAAGTACTATAATGGGAAATTTGTGAGTttttttaaaatgtcaaattgTTTTTAAGATGTTATACTACCACTGGTGTATGTTATTGGACTGTAGCGGAGATAGCTGGAACACAGTAGAGGCAGGACAAAAGCACTAAAGGGCTGGACCCTCTACCTTACTCATCCACGTTGACAAGTATATCATAAACTGCGAATAATCATGACAGTATCATCTCAGACAGTCAGCTTAATATACCGTCAGTTAGATAAAGCTTTTATGTGTAAAGTAACTGACTGGAACGGTGTAGCGAGGTCTCAACACGGTCGGTGCTGTGTTGCCGTAGTAACTTGAGAGAGACTGGTGCTttaaggagaagggagagaacgcCGATATCAGATTGAAGACATTTAATTACCGTCACAATCATCGTACTCTGTATGCTCATGTAATAAACTGGAGAAGCtgtacaaggtgtgtgtgtgtgtacgtatgaaaGCAGAATACTCTGAATGGTTTTTAAAAATTCATCCTCATTCAGGGAGGTTTTATTCATTTCAAAAAACGACAATGACATCATATAAAATGTACTGTCTGACTATCATAAACACTTTAGAATCATTATTGAATCCATTCATAAAGTTATGTACAAAAACTGCTCCTCGCAGAAGAAAATTTCAGAAAATCAACTCAAAGGGACCACATCATCAATTGCACTTTGAGAGGAAGTGTTTCAGCAGGCTAGCGATCTGGCTTCACCCACCGCTGAGAGCCCTGAGAGGGAATCAGCTAGCTTTGTTCCACCACAGTTTTGTGCCTACAGCGCCCAGTGGCCAGGCCTCCACCCAGGCCACAGCCACCAGAGTAGGGATAAGCCTTCTGGCAGCCAGTCTTATCCCAGTCTTGTCCAACCATAATCACAGCAAGGGCAGACCCGAATGGAGAGTACATCTACGTCTAAATTAGACCCGTTCCGTTAGACCCATGTTCCTCATTGAATCTCTCAGAGAAGACAGCGAGCGGCCTGTCCCAGACCAGGGCCCCCGGTTCTAACAGACAGCCTCTGCAACCACGGAGGCCCGCCCCTCGCCccgcccctcgcccccctcctggTAGTCGCTGTTGTAGGGGAAGTAGTAGAGGTCGTGTCTGACGGCCAtgaggaggccggggaggcccCTGCGGCCCCCCAGCTGGGAGGAGAACACCACGCTGGGGATCAGGTCCTTCCCCgccgggtggggggacgggatGGTCCGTAACAGCTGGCCGTCCCCCAGGCTCCACACACGAGTGTAGCAGTCCTGACCCactgacgagagagagagagagagagagcacacgagagagagagagagagagagagcacacgagagagagagagagagagagagagagagagagagagagcacacagagagagagagagagagagagagagagagagagagagagagagagcacacgagagagagagagagagcacacgagagagagagagagagagagagagagagcacgagagagagagagagagagagagagagagagagagagagagaggtgagagctcACAAACCATGTGTACAGTGTTGGTCCTAGTAGTATGTTTtcgtgacagagaaagacagacgagTACATTAAAAAGAATAGGGGACTGTGAGTATGTTTGTAAGACAatcggaagtgtgtgtgtgtgttcctacctgcCAGCAGCAGCCCCTCAGGCTCGTTGACGTGGAGGGGCAGGTAGGCGTGTTGGTTATGATGACCCTTATACTGCTGCACCGGCCGGCTCACACGAACGTCCCACATCTTGATCTGaacacaggggagagaccacacaggggagagaccaCACATGGGAGAgaccacacaggggagagaccacaaaggggagagaccacacaggggagagaccacaaaggggagagaccacacaggggagagaccacacaggggagagaccacacaggggagagaccaCAAAGGGGAGAGACCACACAGGGGAGACCACAAAGGGGAGAgaccacacaggggagagaccacacaggggagagaccaCACAGTCAATATGTTGTGATGGTTGCTAAGGTCTACTTTGGATAAAGGCATCAgctaaatgaatcaaatgtaaaGAATCAAAAGTCCTGTAAATGATATTGGTAGTAAGGGTCCAGGGTTGGTCGAGGGTTGGTACTAAGACAGGGTCTAGGCTTGGTACTAAGGGTCCAGGGTCGGTCCTAgagggggtgtggtgggtgCGTGGCCAGGCTGACCTGGCCCAGCATGTCTGCAGCCAGCAGGTAGTTCTCATCCTGCAGCAGGCGTACGGAGGTGATGGCTGAGTCCTGGTGGAAGCGGCTGGCCTTCCAGCTGTGGTCCCGCCGGCCGCGCTGGCGCAGGTCGATGCTGAAGATCTCCCCGGAGCGGCAGCCGTTAAACAGCACCGGGGCCTGGCGGGGAGGGAAGTACAGTGGGGCAGGGAAATTGACTTTGTTACCGACACTGTGTGTATGACGTGGTCAATTATTCATGTCAAGTGGTTTCGGTCATCTTTCTAATCTGCAGATTGCTTAACACTTCTAAACCCAGAGCCCAACTGAATAATCACACCGTTCCTGAAGAGACAGAACGTTTCTCCATCAACAGTTTCTGACATGTACAGTCTAGGAGTTGGGTCTTATTTTCAGATATATTTGGACTCACCCTGAGAGCGAACTGCTGAGCCAGCACATCACTGCCGATGCCATATGTCTGTCTCCGGCCCGTCACGGCGTCCGTCACGATGACACGACGAGAGAGGCCTGCCACAGCATGTCACAGTGTCATCACTTTCCAGGCCAGGCTGGCTTCTGACTACACAAGACTTACACAGGGGGGGGTGTAGGATAGAATGCTTTGTGTAttgcgtgtctgtgcgtgcacgtgtgtgtgtgaggggagggggtgcgtAGCTGACCTGTGCTGAAGGTCTTGTCTGCCTGGGGATTGAGACACCAGGCACAGGACCAGGCTGTGGAGATCTTAAAGCTGCACAGCATCCCTGGCtggtctgaggaggaggaggaagggatgagggagcaggcggagaagaggaagaaagggggagaaaCCGGAAGAGACATTTTTAACAGGCTCTTTTAAACTCTTAAAGGGTGAGAGGATGACTTGACACAACCACAGACAGACGAACTGTAGTCTTACCTGGGTTGGAGTTGCTGAAGAGAGACGCAGGTAGCAGGCTGACACAGCCAGGGGTCTCCGCCATACCCACCAGACACAGCCTGACGAGTCCAGTCAaggaacaccaccaccacaagagTCCTTACAGGGATGAACATGGAAATAAGAAAGCCTACCGAGAGGACTGCTTCATTAAGGATACAGGACATGCGAGTCTGAGTGGGTGACAGATGCCCAGCAGATGGAGTTCACCTGAAacacagacaacaacaaaaGCATACGTTATTAAGTGTGGTGCACAATGAGTGCCAATGACATATTACTTAGCAATAATAACCTAGCAATGCCCAGCTGGATCCCAGGTATACATGAGCAATTACATAGCAACAGTATGATACCGGTCCCACCTTGCGGTTGGTGAAGTACAGGTTGTCACACATCTCCACAGACAGAGAGCCACGGTTGCAGCTCTGGAAGTTCATGATGCCGTACTTGCAGCCTCCGTGGGACACGTCGTTGACCGTGAACACCCGCTCACACGCCGAGTCCCCCTGAGCAGACAAGACGACACAGCCAGTGGAAACTgagcagagcagtgtgtgtgtgtctgtacgtgtgtgtgtgagtctgtgtggggtgtcagatggctgagctgttagggaatcgggctaccaatcagaaggttgctggttcgattccggccgtgaaaaatgaagttgtgtccttgggcaaggcacttcaccctacttgcctcggggagaatgtccctgtacttactgtaagtcgctctggataagagcgtctgctaaatgactaaatgtaaatgtgtgtctcCTCTAGTGTAGGTGTCTCACCACTATGAGTCTGAAGTTGTCCGTGTTGGGGCTGTTGGTGTCTGAGCTCTGGACCTCCAGCCTGTGACGTCTCATCCCACTCACCTTCACCTCATGGATcaacctgaaaacacacacacacaaagaaaacaaaaagaaaacacttGTTATTTGCGTTTCAGTCTTCAGAatcggaaggtgtgtgtgttttcatttgaTACAGTACCTACAATAGGAGCTTCCAGGTAGCAACCCCAGGTGTCTTTTCTGCAACAGCAATGCGGAGTTGAGGCCTGACCTTGGTGCTTTCTGAACGGAGAGGAAGACTGTTCAGAAACACCCATATTCAGCAGTATCCCAGCAGCAGTCTATGTTTACACCCAGAGTCGACCTACCTTCCTGGGCTTCTCGTCCTCTGTGAGCATCCTAGATCTctgcttctccatctccctctcctgcagcaGCTCTCTGGTTAGAGGGTTGCAGTTGTTGTGTCCAGGCAACAAGCGAAAGTACCTGTTCTTCTCCTGGTCGAAGTAGAACCCTGGCAGCTCTGGAAAGGTTTGGGGAAAAGATGAGTTTGATTTCACTAGACACTTGGGTAGGTAGCAGAGTCTAATATCGATATTAACTTAATGTGAACGAAATTAAACAAAGCAGGTCTATTTGCATGGCGTCTGAGAAGGAACTCAGCCTGTACGGGGCTGACCTGgagctgaagaggaggatgacccATCAGCGTGAGAATCGCTCAGAGGGTCTCTGTGAGAGGGACCTGCGTCACTACTGCTATGCCTACAGAGGGATACGACTTAAAATAACATTCTCAACATTGTCATCATACAATCAACCACAGAACTACCGGGACGTTTACAGTCTTAACCGACTTGTTGGAGGTTCAACGGGTCCACCTCGATTGAAGTATTTCCTCTTATTGTAATGCAcccagctaacattagctagctagcaaatacCTTTGTTCTTGGGTTCGGTGTCTGTTGTCCCTGTACCAGTCGGAACGGTGACCGTTTCGCCTGCGGTCCCTGCCTTTCTCACGCCAGTTCCATTTCTTCATCTCTGCTGATGTATTATCAAACGATATTTAGACAAGATCCCTCGATAAACCATCAACATAGTCAGTCGTCTGCTGTGGTGTTTACTTTGTAGCAAGTTGGCTAACTGGCTAGCTACACTGCTGTCAACATTTAGCATTGCACAGTTAATATCTACATACAATATATTCCAGACTTGTAGGAGTATCCTATGATTATTATATGTTCAtctaaaataaaatgaaattatACAGTATGCATGTGTCACGGTCATTGTTAGCTTGATGTAGCTAGCCAAGCAAAGTTTCCGATACCTTTACCAACGCGTCCACGTGATAAATCCGCCCTTCATCATCTCATTGGTCTGTCGTTGCCCCATTTTGCAGCTTAACGATTGGCTGCTTATTTCATCAGTCAACCTTAACATACGTCTCTGAATAGGCTACCTCTCTCTTCTAGTCTTATCTTGTAATGACATTGTTgccaaattaaaataaataaataaacatattttctaAATGGAAGTGTACATTTCTATCATTGTGCTTCATCAGCTTGGATAGTGTATGTGGCTAGTGCACAAATTGTAAACCCATCCGAAGCCATCTATTGACATGTTCAGCGTTTTAGGCTACTTAGAAGGATACCCTTCATTTAgccttcaccaccaccactcacCACACAAACTATTTTTTTTTCATGACTAAACCCAATGCATAAAAGCTTCTGAGAAGCCCACTTATAAGAACGGAATGGCCATTGACGGGGTTTGACAGGTCTTGCCTAAGCCACGCCTGATTTCTGTATACTGTCATTGTATTGGTTGAGCAGCGGGACGCCTAGGACCGTATCGGTAATTTTTTCATAGTGGTCCAAAACTGCACCGAGATTTGGAATATTGGGTTACAGTCCAGCAGCAAAATGGCGACTGTCATTCAGAATCCTCTGAGTTCGTAAGTAGATTTGGGAATTCTAGCATTAATATTTTCAAGGCTCTTTATTTTTATTGCATGCAACGAATGCGTacatagaaaatattttttgtgtgATTTTTATCTTTATTTATGACACATGGAGAATGAATTTGCTATTAAGTATTCTTTATCAATC belongs to Osmerus eperlanus chromosome 8, fOsmEpe2.1, whole genome shotgun sequence and includes:
- the wdr21 gene encoding WD repeat domain 21 isoform X2, translated to MKKWNWREKGRDRRRNGHRSDWYRDNRHRTQEQRHSSSDAGPSHRDPLSDSHADGSSSSSAPELPGFYFDQEKNRYFRLLPGHNNCNPLTRELLQEREMEKQRSRMLTEDEKPRKKAPRSGLNSALLLQKRHLGLLPGSSYCRLIHEVKVSGMRRHRLEVQSSDTNSPNTDNFRLIVGDSACERVFTVNDVSHGGCKYGIMNFQSCNRGSLSVEMCDNLYFTNRKVNSICWASVTHSDSHVLLCLVGMAETPGCVSLLPASLFSNSNPDQPGMLCSFKISTAWSCAWCLNPQADKTFSTGLSRRVIVTDAVTGRRQTYGIGSDVLAQQFALRAPVLFNGCRSGEIFSIDLRQRGRRDHSWKASRFHQDSAITSVRLLQDENYLLAADMLGQIKMWDVRVSRPVQQYKGHHNQHAYLPLHVNEPEGLLLAVGQDCYTRVWSLGDGQLLRTIPSPHPAGKDLIPSVVFSSQLGGRRGLPGLLMAVRHDLYYFPYNSDYQEGGEGRGEGRASVVAEAVC
- the wdr21 gene encoding WD repeat domain 21 isoform X3 produces the protein MRRHRLEVQSSDTNSPNTDNFRLIVGDSACERVFTVNDVSHGGCKYGIMNFQSCNRGSLSVEMCDNLYFTNRKVNSICWASVTHSDSHVLLCLVGMAETPGCVSLLPASLFSNSNPDQPGMLCSFKISTAWSCAWCLNPQADKTFSTGLSRRVIVTDAVTGRRQTYGIGSDVLAQQFALRAPVLFNGCRSGEIFSIDLRQRGRRDHSWKASRFHQDSAITSVRLLQDENYLLAADMLGQIKMWDVRVSRPVQQYKGHHNQHAYLPLHVNEPEGLLLAVGQDCYTRVWSLGDGQLLRTIPSPHPAGKDLIPSVVFSSQLGGRRGLPGLLMAVRHDLYYFPYNSDYQEGGEGRGEGRASVVAEAVC
- the wdr21 gene encoding WD repeat domain 21 isoform X1 — translated: MKKWNWREKGRDRRRNGHRSDWYRDNRHRTQEQRHSSSDAGPSHRDPLSDSHADGSSSSSAPGQPQLPGFYFDQEKNRYFRLLPGHNNCNPLTRELLQEREMEKQRSRMLTEDEKPRKKAPRSGLNSALLLQKRHLGLLPGSSYCRLIHEVKVSGMRRHRLEVQSSDTNSPNTDNFRLIVGDSACERVFTVNDVSHGGCKYGIMNFQSCNRGSLSVEMCDNLYFTNRKVNSICWASVTHSDSHVLLCLVGMAETPGCVSLLPASLFSNSNPDQPGMLCSFKISTAWSCAWCLNPQADKTFSTGLSRRVIVTDAVTGRRQTYGIGSDVLAQQFALRAPVLFNGCRSGEIFSIDLRQRGRRDHSWKASRFHQDSAITSVRLLQDENYLLAADMLGQIKMWDVRVSRPVQQYKGHHNQHAYLPLHVNEPEGLLLAVGQDCYTRVWSLGDGQLLRTIPSPHPAGKDLIPSVVFSSQLGGRRGLPGLLMAVRHDLYYFPYNSDYQEGGEGRGEGRASVVAEAVC